A single genomic interval of Pangasianodon hypophthalmus isolate fPanHyp1 chromosome 8, fPanHyp1.pri, whole genome shotgun sequence harbors:
- the tsr2 gene encoding pre-rRNA-processing protein TSR2 homolog — MAALVASPREVFSEAVRAVLETWPVLQIAVDNGFGGVYSQQKADWMVDAVQQYFHDNNDLEQDEVEDFLSELMNNEFDTVVDDGSLPQVAQKVCVMFQQCKQGKLAEVRQQISQLALKKASGRAKVTPIKSPTEDAEDSNDDNDEESMECDEAGAGASVSSAAVKQQQQPSSSAPAEEDEEEEDGWTVVRKKK, encoded by the exons ATGGCGGCGCTCGTGGCCTCTCCACGTGAAGTGTTTTCAGAAGCAGTGAGAGCTGTTTTAGAAACTTGGCCGGTTTTACAG atAGCGGTTGATAATGGCTTTGGTGGAGTTTACAGTCAGCAAAAGGCCGACTGGATGGTGGACGCGGTCCAGCAATATTTTCATGACAACA ATGACCTAGAACAGGATGAAGTGGAGGACTTCCTGTCCGAGCTGATGAATAACGAGTTTGACACGGTGGTGGATGATGGGAGCCTGCCACAG GTGGcgcagaaggtgtgtgtgatgttccaGCAGTGTAAGCAGGGGAAACTGGCTGAGGTCAGACAGCAGATCAGCCAGTTAGCATTGAAAAAGGCCAGCGGGAGGGCAAAGGTCACACCTATTAAATCCCCTACAGAGGATGCGGAGGATAGCAACGATGATAATGATGAAGAG TCTATGGAGTGTGATGAGGCCGGAGCAGGAGCTTCAGTGAGCAGCGCAGCAgtgaaacagcagcagcagccgtCTTCATCTGCACCTGcagaggaggacgaggaggaggaggatggctGGACGGTGGTGCGCAAGAAGAAGTGA